The proteins below are encoded in one region of Populus alba chromosome 2, ASM523922v2, whole genome shotgun sequence:
- the LOC118049257 gene encoding uncharacterized protein, translating to MATINSSQSIFVSLPILMVETMICGEKKMETLFRSQNLWDIVKNGSGEPKNISTLEEAQRKELEVKKQKDASALYLIQQSLANTIFPRITKASTAKRAWDMLQEEFRGDSETAEIEVIEVEAPYGAAMEGDWQSVIDYYREHFKKIDSPVTPSKDTVIHLAVQFKTEQPLKALLEILKERYLPEAFLKKGNEFGNTALHEATIHGNYEAVRILVERCPDLITISNQFGETPLFTAAGFADTEIVELLITSKPEKCVHDKCRILSIHRKRMVDNLSILSAAIIGQKFETALLLLELDESLASLKDRNQISTLQLLAEMPAAFESEFPMGMFERLIYYRMPTPTTLLDLTILPTHSCLNTMDIHIHIYVII from the exons ATGGCCACCATAAATTCATCACAATCTATCTTTGTGTCACTTCCTATTTTGATGGTGGAAACTATGAtttgtggggaaaaaaaaatggaaacactCTTCAGGTCTCAAAATCTTTGGGACATTGTTAAGAATGGATCTGGGGAGCCAAAAAATATCTCTACTCTAGAAGAAGCACAACGGAAGGAGTTAGAGGTGAAAAAGCAGAAGGATGCTAGTGCCCTTTATTTGATTCAACAATCACTGGCCAATACAATTTTTCCTAGGATTACTAAAGCTTCAACAGCAAAGCGAGCATGGGATATGTTGCAAGAGGAGTTTCGCGGCGATTCTGAG ACAGCAGAGATAGAAGTGATAGAAGTGGAAGCACCTTATGGAGCTGCCATGGAAGGAGACTGGCAAAGCGTGATTGACTACTATCGggaacatttcaaaaaaatcgaCAGTCCAGTTACGCCCTCCAAGGATACTGTAATTCATCTAGCTGTGCAATTCAAAACAGAGCAACCACTTAAAGCTTTACTTGAAATTTTGAAGGAAAGATATTTGCCTGAGGCATTTCTCAAGAAAGGAAACGAATTTGGAAATACGGCTCTTCACGAGGCAACCATCCATGGCAATTATGAGGCTGTAAGGATATTGGTAGAACGTTGTCCAGACCTGATTACCATTTCAAATCAGTTCGGTGAAACCCCATTGTTTACAGCTGCTGGATTTGCTGATACAGAAATAGTGGAGCTTTTAATCACATCCAAACCAGAAAAATGCGTGCATGATAAGTGCCGCATATTATCTATTCACCGCAAGAGAATGGTAGATAACCTGTCCATCCTTAGCGCTGCTATCATAGGGCAAAAGTTTG AAACAGCTTTACTGTTGCTAGAACTGGATGAATCGCTTGCCAGCTTGAAGGACAGAAATCAAATATCTACTCTTCAACTTCTAGCCGAAATGCCAGCTGCTTTTGAGAGTGAATTTCCCATGGGCATGTTTGAAAGACTCATCTACTATCGTATGCCTACTCCAACCACATTATTAGACCTTACAATATTGCCAACACATTCCTGTTTGAATACCATGGACATacacatacatatatatgtaATAATTTGA
- the LOC118049258 gene encoding ankyrin repeat-containing protein NPR4-like, translating into MLHHVADMNKNSGVPALQLQEELKWFERVKEEIPPHYIPLLNNDRMTARECFEISHEIQLKQAQKWIKETAQSCSTVAALVAAVVFAAAYTVPGGSDEKGKPNFINSPYFLIFTVSDAVSLASSLTSLVVFLSLVTSPFELQEFHISLPRKLTVGFTFLFLSMMTSMLSFGSTILILVQSGTKLTTLLLSVASFLPVLIFGILQFRLYVSFMGSTFNILKKNWIAHLSFLGPCLQWREKLGPKKKEKSST; encoded by the exons ATGTTGCACCATGTTGCAGATATGAATAAAAACAGTGGAGTGCCTGCACTCCAACTTCAGGAGGAGTTGAAATGGTTTGAG CGAGTGAAAGAGGAAATTCCTCCTCATTATATCCCGCTTCTGAACAATGATAGAATGACTGCAAGAGAGTGCTTCGAAATTTCGCACGAGATACAACTGAAACAAGCACAAAAATGGATCAAGGAAACAGCTCAGTCTTGTTCAACTGTAGCTGCACTTGTTGCTGCTGTTGTCTTTGCTGCTGCCTATACTGTGCCCGGAGGTTCTGATGAAAAAGGCAAGCCCAACTTCATCAACTCTCCCTATTTTCTGATTTTCACTGTCTCTGATGCTGTCTCCTTAGCAAGCTCCTTGACTTCGCTTGTGGTGTTTCTCTCTTTGGTGACCTCTCCATTTGAGCTACAAGAATTCCACATCTCTCTTCCTCGAAAACTTACCGTCGGCTTCACCTTCCTCTTCTTATCAATGATGACGAGCATGCTATCCTTTGGGTCAACTATTTTAATACTCGTTCAATCAGGGACAAAGTTAACAACATTACTCCTTTCCGTTGCTTCATTCCTTCCTGTCTTAATATTTGGAATATTGCAATTCCGTCTGTACGTCTCTTTTATGGGCTCTACATTCAACATTCTCAAGAAAAACTGGATAGCTCATCTATCGTTTCTTGGCCCTTGCCTACAATGGAGGGAAAAGCTCGGTcccaagaagaaggaaaaaagctCGACTTGA